A window from Cryptomeria japonica chromosome 1, Sugi_1.0, whole genome shotgun sequence encodes these proteins:
- the LOC131026896 gene encoding uncharacterized protein LOC131026896 produces MVISTNWTVWKQSSTERAGKIRDRILDEKWWDLVTYLLSITEPIMSMIRYTDMDRPCIGEIYDGIDSMLEKIKFTINEKENDPQEKFFKELELIIVERWNKMTTPLHLLAYALTPKYYSNQFLDKPGRIPPWRDLEVSDGYKAAFLRLYPDDDLRDVITNEFIEFANGNGLSVDALRHRSKKDAHSWWYFHGTCFQHLQPLAIKVLSQVASSSASERNWSTYSFIHSVKRNRLLSKRAENLVYVHSNLRLLSHKQHDYTQGETKMWDIEPEHTDLDAPGSQLLALTLDDSEIEPTYSASASGIGSCNVNVNEDEEEEEEEDEELDDPFDD; encoded by the exons atggtgatcagcaccaattggactgtatggaagcaaagtagcactgagagggcaggaaaaattagggatagaatattggatgagaaatggtgggatcttgttacatatctcctaagtatcactgagcccatcatgagcatgattcgctatacagacatggataggccttgcataggtgagatttatgatggcattgattcaatgcttgaaaaaataaagttcactataaatgaaaaagagaatgatcctcaggagaaattcttcaaagaactggaattaattattgtagagaggtggaataagatgaccactcctttgcaccttcttgcctatgccttgacacctaagtactatagcaatcagtttcttgataaaccaggaaggattccaccatggagagatctagaagtatctgatgggtataaggcagcatttcttagactgtatcccgatgatgatttgcgagatgttattacaaatgagttcatagaattcgcaaatgggaatggtctaagtgttgatgcacttcgtcatagatccaagaaagatgctcatagctggtggtacttccatggcacatgcttccaacacctacaacccctcgctataaaagttttatcacaa gttgctagttcatctgcttcagaaagaaattggagcacatactctttcatccactcagtaaagcgcaataggctgctatcaaaaagagcggagaatttagtatatgtgcattccaacctacgtcttctttcacacaaacaacatgactacacacaaggggaaacaaagatgtgggatatagagccagagcatactgatttggatgctcctggttctcagcttcttgcattgacacttgatgactcggaaattgagccaacttatagtgcaagtgcaagtggcattggctcatgtaatgtcaatgtcaatgaggatgaggaggaggaggaggaggaggatgaagaattagatgatccatttgatgattaa
- the LOC131857366 gene encoding disease resistance protein Roq1-like — MAFCSSSHQQNQEFNAFPDKRRIVCESTRLFDVFINHRGPDFKQTLAIQLYNSLQQLGIRAFLDSQEELGDSFPSTIQTAISSALVIFSKGYAESAWCLAELILMLESEAKIIPLFYDVKPSDLRHIEKGVYANAFIKYEEKGRYLEKLNEWKGALQSLSLIAGEEFKVAAVQKEVQRKTQLHVAQYPVGFNNLVKDFERHSFEVLVQDFENQSRLNDKAKVVGIFSMGGSGVDQGRQLSPKNCLTKWDQNIVEQVFCLMCEKRMEEENYLLCSLSFSKISFTGIISALQVQRKEQVISKRLQKSPTHLSFLIVVDDIDHVEQLNAVLIMDIVNKLDNRLVIVTNRDGGVLIAAGITHGYHLKVMDRDHVRELSCRHAFDQPNPSSGYEELSKTFVDVCGGLPLSLQVLGRHVHGRSEEYWRNQWVSEILTKTNVRCFHSIFYESMNSRVTFFLGQSDICVVTSASLLWLELQGYCAAEPMRSIPSWVPSQLKELHISQASLKKVLISLGVSDNLEKVSLDAGGLPIQGISNLAKLVLLNINQCPELEELTLGHLSCLERIAIVDCKHLRSVTVISNLAKLVLLNIGQCPKLKKKTLGQLSCLERITNVYHLKGVSGISNLAKLVLLNIKVNVQS; from the exons ATGGCGTTTTGTTCATCATCTCACCAGCAAAATCAAGAATTCAATGCTTTCCCCGACAAAAGAAGGATAGTTTGTGAATCTAcaagattgtttgatgtgttcaTCAACCATAGAGGCCCCGATTTCAAACAGACGCTTGCTATTCAACTTTACAATTCCCTTCAGCAGTTGGGAATAAGGGCGTTTCTTGATTCCCAAGAGGAGCTTGGAGATTCATTTCCTTCCACTATTCAGACAGCTATCTCCTCTGCTTTGGTCATCTTTTCCAAAGGATATGCAGAATCAGCTTGGTGTTTGGCTGAGCTGATTCTCATGTTAGAAAGCGAGGCCAAAATTATCCCCTTGTTTTATGACGTGAAACCATCCGATCTCCGCCACATAGAGAAGGGAGTATACGCTAATGCATTCATTAAATATGAAGAGAAAGGCAGGTACCTGGAGAAGCTTAACGAGTGGAAAGGAGCCCTTCAGTCTCTTTCACTTATAGCTGGGGAAGAATTTAAAG TAGCAGCTGTGCaaaaagaagtacaaaggaaaacacAATTACATGTTGCTCAATATCCAGTGGGGTTTAACAATCTTGTGAAAGATTTTGAAAGGCATAGCTTTGAGGTACTTGTACAGGATTTTGAAAACCAGAGCAGGCTGAACGATAAGGCTAAGGTAGTTGGAATTTTCAGCATGGGTGGATCAGGGGTGGATCAGGGAAGACAACTCTCGCCAAAGAATTGTTTAACCAAATGGGATCAAAATATTGTAGAGCAAGTTTTCTGTTTGATGTGCGAGAAACGTATGGAAGAAGAGAATTACCTTCTTTGCAGCTTAAGCTTCTCAAAGATCTCTTTCACGGGCATCATCTCAGCTTTACAAGTACAGAGGAAGGAACAAGTTATCTCAAAGAGACTACAAAAGAGCCCTACCCATTTAAGCTTTCTAATTGTTGTAGATGACATCGATCATGTAGAGCAGTTAAATGCTGTACTGATCATGGATATCGTAAATAAATTGGATAATAGGTTAGTTATTGTCACAAATCGTGATGGAGGGGTGCTTATAGCTGCAGGGATTACTCATGGTTATCATTTAAAAGTAATGGATAGAGATCATGTAAGGGAACTCTCCTGTCGGCATGCCTTTGACCAACCCAATCCATCTAGTGGGTACGAGGAGCTGTCTAAAACCTTCGTAGATGTGTGTGGAGGGTTACCATTGTCTCTACAAGTTTTGGGCAGGCACGTTCATGGTAGAAGTGAGGAATATTGGAG GAATCAATGGGTTTCAGAAATTCTTACCAAAACCAATGTCAGGTGTTTCCATTCCATTTTTTACGAGTCCATGAATTCTCGAGTTACATTCTTCTTAGGCCAATCAGATATTTGTGTTGTGACGTCAGCTTCCTTGCTATGGCTCGAGCTTCAGGGCTATTGTGCTGCAGAACCAATGAGGAGCATTCCTTCGTGG GTGCCCTCCCAGTTGAAAGAACTTCATATTTCTCAAGCCTCTTTGAAAAAAGTTCTAATTTCCTTAGGAGTATCAGATAATTTAGAAAAGGTGTCCTTGGATGCCGGAGGATTGCCAATCCAAG GAATTTCTAATCTTGCAAAACTTGTGTTGTTGAATATTAATCAATGCCCAGAGCTCGAGGAGCTAACTCTTGGTCATCTTAGCTGTTTGGAAAGGATAGCAATTGTAGATTGTAAACATTTGAGAAGTGTAACAGTAATATCTAATCTTGCAAAGCTTGTGCTGTTGAATATTGGTCAATGTCCAAAGCTCAAGAAGAAAACACTTGGTCAGCTCAGCTGCTTGGAAAGGATCACAAATGTATATCATTTGAAAGGTGTATCAGGAATATCTAATCTTGCAAAGCTTGTGTTGTTGAATATTAAAGTCAATGTCCAGAGCTAG